One Anopheles marshallii chromosome 3, idAnoMarsDA_429_01, whole genome shotgun sequence genomic region harbors:
- the LOC128715308 gene encoding tyrosine-protein phosphatase non-receptor type 61F: MSTNSTTSNVGSDVNSAGGGVGGGSGNSGSSIEAEYNEIVSRRGWPMVFQDIRERSDIQARAKKFCTDESKKLDNRRLNRYRDVLPYDHSRVALKRGEGDYINANLVKMDRAGRKYILCQGPLPLTVGHFWVMVWEHDSRAILMLNKLIEQTTVKCHQYWPAKIGEQHRLELSDVQLSVVHLKCVEYKNFCKRTFRLTDMETGKSREVIQFHYTTWPDFGIPSSPVAFLQFLKEVRDSGALDRDVGPPIIHCSAGIGRSGTFCLVDCCLVLVDKEGEDRVSVQDVLLELRQYRMGLIQTPDQLYFSYQAIIEGMKRMNNSSFEEFEELSVVSSSSQQNSDQEDNEDTPPPLPPPRTHSLTVKPLPVIPTSESVHEDFLLGSSNGGDRDKVNNLVNLEKSKQFEMSDENHHHHHHNNHHHKRNDSKNHNNHHHNPYSNRPLPPIVRDSALYKVNEHDSDGGGGGGIGNGSSDSDSNAISSEDELIEENDSDIGEDDYDEDELEKKKRWGIGLDVPSDNSDNIKSSLLDESSSTTTATTTTTSTTSSTGGTSTGISTSTSVSTTSSTTASAIGSNNSTLESKRGDSKSIDQAFNANSSLPPLPNGALDDGEDAISSPERELSPSAELRRRKRIERQSAMEEKIREIKRKRKEVESKGSPKKRRLLLFSIAAGVCFSVLCVYLYTKQM; encoded by the exons ATGAGTACCAACAGCACAACGAGCAACGTTGGGAGTGATGTTAACAGCGCGGGCGGTGGAGTAGGAGGTGGTAGTGGAAACAGCGGGAGCAGCATCGAAGCGGAATACAACGAAATCGTATCCCGGCGCGGTTGGCCAATGGTATTCCAG gATATCCGTGAGAGAAGCGATATTCAGGCGCGGGCGAAAAAGTTTTGCACCGATGAATCGAAAAAGTTGGACAACCGACGACTAAACCGATATCGGGATGTGCTACCGTATGATCATTCCCGAGTAGCACTGAAACGGGGTGAAGGTGACTACATCAACGCGAACTTGGTGAAG ATGGACCGAGCTGGTCGGAAGTACATTCTTTGCCAGGGACCGCTACCTCTTACGGTGGGCCACTTTTGGGTGATGGTGTGGGAACATGACTCACGCGCCATTCTAATGCTAAACAAGCTGATCGAACAAACGACCGTCAAATGCCACCAGTACTGGCCGGCAAAGATCGGCGAGCAGCACCGTCTCGAGTTGTCCGATGTTCAGCTCTCGGTGGTACATCTGAAGTGCGTAGAGTATAAAAACTTCTGCAAAAGAACTTTCAG ACTGACGGACATGGAGACTGGCAAAAGTCGCGAAGTGATACAGTTTCACTACACGACTTGGCCGGATTTCGGTATCCCTAGCTCTCCAGTagcatttttgcaatttttgaagGAAGTGCGCGACTCCGGGGCGCTTGATCGTGACGTTGGCCCACCGATAATTCACTGCAGCGCCGGTATCGGTCGTTCCggaacgttttgtttggtggattGTTGTCTCGTGCTG GTCGATAAGGAGGGAGAGGATCGGGTATCTGTCCAGGATGTGCTGCTTGAGTTGCGACAGTATCGAATGGGGCTAATTCAAACCCCGGATCAATTGTACTTCTCGTACCAGGCCATCATTGAAGGAATGAAGCGTATGAACAACTCC TCGTTCGAGGAGTTTGAAGAGCTATCCGTTGTGTCCTCATCCAGTCAGCAGAACAGTGATCAGGAGGATAACGAGGATACGCCACCGCCCCTTCCGCCCCCTCGTACCCATTCGCTCACGGTCAAACCGTTACCGGTTATTCCGACCAGCGAGAGCGTACACGAGGATTTCCTGCTTGGAAGCAGTAACGGCGGAGACCGCGACAAGGTGAACAATTTAGTAAATCTGGAAAAGAGCAAGCAATTTGAGATGAGTGAcgaaaaccatcaccatcatcatcacaacaATCACCACCATAAACGAAATGACAGCAAAAACCACAATAACCATCATCACAATCCGTACAGTAATCGGCCTTTGCCGCCAATAGTGCGGGATAGCGCGCTGTACAAAGTGAATGAGCATGAtagcgatggtggtggtggcggtggtatcGGAAACGGTAGCAGTGACAGCGACTCCAACGCGATAAGTAGTGAAGACGAGCTGATCGAAGAGAACGATAGCGACATTGGCGAAGATGATTACGATGAAGATGAACTGGAGAAGAAGAAGCGTTGGGGTATAGGCCTAGACGTTCCGTCCGATAACAGTGATAATATTAAAAGCTCCTTGCTGGATGAAAGCAGTAGCACTACAACAGCtacaacgacgacgaccagCACCACCTCTAGTACTGGTGGTACATCGACGGGCATATCCACCTCGACGTCGGTATCCACTACGTCGTCCACCACAGCTAGTGCGATTGGTTCAAACAATTCGACGTTAGAGTCGAAACGGGGTGACTCGAAATCAATCGATCAGGCATTTAACGCTAACTCGAGCCTACCACCGCTGCCCAATGGCGCACTGGATGATGGAGAGGATGCCATCTCCAGCCCGGAGCGCGAACt